CAGGTAGCGCCGCGCCAACCGGAACGCGACCGCCGCCGCGGCGGCCACCAGGACCAGCCAGACGCCGAGCGCCAGCGGCGAGAAGTCGATCACCACGACCGGCAGCAGCAGGAAGAACCAGCCGCACACGGCGGCCAGCGCGGGCGCGTGGCCCGGACCGGCGGTCGGCGCGTACCGGACCCGCTGCGCCACGTCGACCAGGTGCCACCAAGCGAGCCCGCCGAGGTCCACCGCGGGTTTCGGCGGCACGAAGTCGGGGTCGTCGCCGAAGTTGCGCAGCCGACCGGTCCGGCCGGAGCGCGGCGGTCGGGTCGGCGACGACGGCCGCGAGCCCGGCCGGGTGAACGACCAGCCGCGGTCGTAGTCACGTCGGCGTGCGGGATCCCGCAGGGTGTCATATGCCTCTTGCAGCATCCGGAACGTGCCGGAGGACCCGCCCGCGTCCGGGTGCATGACCTTCGCCAGGGAGCGGTAAGCGGACTTGATCTCCGCCTCGGACGCGTTGCGACCGACCCCGAGGAGTTCGTAGTAGTCGACCCCGCGCACGCGGCAGACCTTAGCGGCCCTGTCTCCGGGCCGGTGGTCATGGTTAGTGTTGGGGCAGGAGCCCGGTAGCGCAGTGGTTGTCGCGCCCTCTTGCTCAGGGGGAGGACGCCGGTTCGAATCCGGCCCGGCTCGGGACCATGTAGCGCAGTGGTTGACGCGCCCTCCCCACGGGAGGGAGGACGCCGGTTCGAGTCCGGCCTGGTCCGCAGGGGTGTCACGGGGGTGGGTGACCCGAGTTGCCGGGGTGCGCCCACCGGCGCACGCTTCCGCCATGGCGACTTGCGACGTCTGCGGCAACGACTACTGGATGGCCTTCGAGGTGCGCACGGTCGGCGGCGGCGTGCACACGTTCGACAGCTTCGAGTGCGCGATCCAGCGGTTGGCGCCGCGCTGCGAGCACTGCGACTGCCGCATCCTGGGCCACGGCGTCGAGGTGCGGGGCCGGTTCTTCTGCTGCGCCCACTGCGCGCGCAGCGCGGACAGCCTCGGCGAGCAGATCAAGGACACCGTGGGCGCGCACCCCGGTTAGCGGACCAGCAGCACCAGCCGGCCGTTGGCGAACGCCGGCTGCAGGTCGCCGCGCGCGTCCACGCTCTTGGTGCCGTGCGGCAGGACCTCCTCGATCGCGCTGAACGCGATGATGTCCGACACCCCGTAGCGCCCGCGCAGCGTGCGCTGGCCGGGGAACCGCAGCGCCCGGCCCTCCCGCCGGTCGCGGTGCGCCAGCACGGCCCGCAGCGCGCCGCGGGCGAGTGCTTCGG
This genomic window from Saccharothrix sp. HUAS TT1 contains:
- a CDS encoding Prokaryotic metallothionein; amino-acid sequence: MATCDVCGNDYWMAFEVRTVGGGVHTFDSFECAIQRLAPRCEHCDCRILGHGVEVRGRFFCCAHCARSADSLGEQIKDTVGAHPG